A genomic stretch from Enterobacter oligotrophicus includes:
- a CDS encoding MAPEG family protein: MVSALYAVLGALLLIKFSFDVVRLRMQYRVSYGDGGFSELQSAIRIHGNAVEYIPIALILLLFMEMDGAETWMVHVCGLLLIAGRLMHYYGFHHRLFRWRRSGMSATWCSLLLMVLANLWYMPWELVFSFH; this comes from the coding sequence ATGGTCAGCGCGCTGTATGCGGTGTTAGGTGCATTACTGCTGATTAAGTTTTCATTTGATGTTGTGCGCCTGAGAATGCAGTACCGCGTCTCCTACGGTGACGGTGGTTTTTCAGAACTGCAGAGCGCTATTCGCATTCACGGCAACGCGGTCGAGTACATCCCCATTGCATTAATTTTGCTGCTGTTTATGGAGATGGATGGCGCAGAAACGTGGATGGTTCACGTCTGTGGTCTGCTCCTGATTGCCGGCCGGTTAATGCATTATTACGGCTTTCACCATCGCTTATTCCGCTGGCGTCGTTCCGGCATGAGCGCGACATGGTGTTCGCTTTTGCTGATGGTGCTGGCTAACCTTTGGTATATGCCGTGGGAGTTGGTTTTCTCCTTCCATTAG
- the cmoA gene encoding carboxy-S-adenosyl-L-methionine synthase CmoA translates to MSDRDTLFSAPIASLGDWTFDERVAEVFPDMIQRSVPGYSNIISMIGMLAERFVQPGTQVYDLGCSLGAATLSVRRNIPHEGCKIIAVDNSPAMVERCRRHIDAWKAPTPVEVVEGDIRDIEINNASMVVLNFTLQFLAPEDRQLLLDKIYKGLNPGGALVLSEKFSFEDAQVGELLFNMHHDFKRANGYSELEISQKRSMLENVMLTDSVETHKARLRKAGFEHSELWFQCFNFGSLVALKAEDAA, encoded by the coding sequence ATGTCAGATCGCGACACGCTTTTTTCCGCGCCTATCGCCAGCCTGGGCGACTGGACCTTTGATGAACGGGTAGCTGAAGTCTTCCCGGATATGATCCAGCGCTCTGTTCCCGGTTACTCCAACATTATCTCCATGATCGGCATGCTGGCTGAGCGCTTCGTTCAACCCGGCACGCAGGTCTATGACCTGGGCTGCTCGCTTGGCGCGGCAACGTTGTCGGTACGTCGTAACATTCCCCACGAAGGCTGTAAAATTATTGCCGTGGATAACTCCCCCGCCATGGTTGAACGCTGCCGTCGCCACATTGACGCCTGGAAAGCGCCAACACCGGTCGAGGTGGTGGAAGGCGACATTCGTGATATCGAAATCAACAACGCCTCCATGGTCGTCCTGAATTTTACCCTGCAGTTCCTTGCGCCAGAAGACCGCCAGCTGTTGCTGGACAAAATTTATAAAGGTCTGAACCCCGGCGGTGCGCTGGTGTTATCCGAGAAATTCAGCTTTGAAGACGCTCAGGTGGGCGAACTGCTGTTCAATATGCACCACGATTTCAAACGGGCGAACGGTTACAGCGAGCTGGAAATTAGCCAGAAGCGCAGCATGCTTGAAAACGTGATGCTGACGGACTCCGTTGAAACGCATAAAGCACGCTTGCGTAAAGCCGGATTTGAGCACAGCGAACTGTGGTTCCAGTGCTTCAATTTTGGTTCTCTGGTGGCGCTGAAAGCTGAGGATGCGGCATGA